A region of Pyxidicoccus parkwaysis DNA encodes the following proteins:
- a CDS encoding SOS response-associated peptidase, producing the protein MCGRVTVRTSPDQLVAELGLAGIRASVDRPRYNLCPTQLMPVVPNDGARMLDAFRWGLIPSWAKDASIGSKLINARGETVAEKPSFRTALKKRRCLVLVDGWYEWKQSTKPKTPFHFHRKDGKVLALAGLWEEWTAPDTGEVLNTCTIITTGPNALMAPIHDRMPVILSPQAQEVWLRPEPQDSAVLLPLLVPFSDDTLDAYEVARVVNSPSNDTPACVERVAA; encoded by the coding sequence ATGTGTGGACGTGTCACCGTCAGGACTTCTCCCGACCAGCTCGTGGCCGAGCTGGGACTTGCCGGCATCCGCGCCTCGGTGGACCGGCCGCGCTACAACCTGTGCCCCACCCAGTTGATGCCGGTGGTGCCCAATGACGGCGCGCGCATGCTGGACGCCTTCCGCTGGGGCCTCATCCCCTCGTGGGCGAAGGACGCGAGCATCGGCAGCAAGCTCATCAACGCCCGCGGCGAGACGGTGGCGGAGAAGCCCAGCTTCCGCACCGCGCTGAAGAAGCGGCGCTGCCTGGTGCTGGTGGACGGCTGGTACGAGTGGAAGCAGTCCACGAAGCCGAAGACGCCCTTCCACTTCCACCGCAAGGACGGCAAGGTCCTCGCCCTGGCCGGCCTGTGGGAGGAGTGGACGGCGCCGGACACCGGCGAGGTGCTCAACACCTGCACCATCATCACCACCGGCCCCAACGCGCTGATGGCGCCCATCCATGACCGGATGCCCGTCATCCTCTCGCCCCAGGCGCAGGAGGTGTGGCTGCGGCCCGAGCCTCAGGACTCCGCCGTGCTGCTGCCCCTGCTGGTGCCCTTCTCCGACGACACGCTCGACGCCTACGAGGTGGCGCGTGTCGTGAACTCTCCCAGCAACGACACTCCCGCCTGCGTCGAGCGCGTCGCCGCCTGA